One region of Miscanthus floridulus cultivar M001 chromosome 19, ASM1932011v1, whole genome shotgun sequence genomic DNA includes:
- the LOC136529570 gene encoding uncharacterized protein, with protein sequence MFDSLLNSKFYNKCKHAFKCIRTRMAPIRRKKHAMIRFLKKDVADLLANGLDTHAFGRMDGLIVELNHASCYDTIEGFCDYIGKQLGSLQKQRECPPEFREAVSTLISAAARYPDLPELCDLRHIFTERYGNFVEHFVSREFIRKLDSTEFTNEERFQVMQSVAEELSVSFDAKELQLKLWATPETEHDMPEKGSRKAAQLSMPLSSKQRCVEDAPYEEQEDILEKSSRKPAELAMPLFDKTKCDGDAPCERKNKDMLENYSIKPVELATASSNKQKVTEDVPCKRNYDAEPAHHTEKVEVQLIQKDIQAVADAHHTIDENSRKQQPDVSDEKEHLQKPVSPVDTNRRNTQKDVQKLNRRAVRPLEKELMEAVELDLNGLPKNGFGAVKFPETEGNKTVRLNVKPNEAARDYHIEKENNEVLHGSRMPDGPENNGRHVDSGLRAQHPDNQGRPVSPLSGNTRNKAPYTKQNVANMKNPTEKKGNNGFLHDKPQHLADLGYPVQKGQGVPERAGTMLPPYVKRKSNMQPVNDDPEKQTPSGYRKPNIPGQIDHLENKDVLRPVSVRRRAAKLTAPVDTNVEVPNNEKVTSQTSKSHRSHSSRQNGAKYDQNRKCNGTDDVGSGTNAQITPSSQSKHIGRRNGALNHNNDYGRLMQRRQPEADETAIDFGNLLPRNANGQRRHNSGHKGDLDEEERMMDKLLMHYSKKKGTDPTNNEAHIDAVQKVSLHPQGRAISPPPEYVGQGEDAKVPSRSTSLQPDGPRSAHVHPKMPDFDELAARVKALRKA encoded by the exons ATGTTCGACAGCTTGCTCAACTCCAAGTTCTATAACAAATG TAAGCACGCCTTCAAATGCATCCGGACACGGATGGCTCCGATACGGCGGAAGAAGCACGCCATGATCCGGTTCCTGAAGAAGGACGTTGCCGACCTCCTAGCCAATGGCCTCGACACCCACGCCTTCGGAAGG ATGGATGGCCTGATAGTTGAGCTGAACCATGCTTCTTGCTATGATACGATTGAAGGGTTCTGTGATTACATTGGGAAACAACTGGGAAGCCTTCAGAAGCAGAG GGAATGCCCCCCAGAATTCAGGGAAGCTGTGTCAACCCTCATATCTGCTGCTGCTAGGTATCCAGATTTACCTGAACTTTGTGACTTAAGGCACATATTCACAGAGAGATATGGAAATTTCGTTGAGCATTTTGTTAGCAGGGAG TTCATTCGGAAACTTGACAGTACAGAGTTCACTAATGAGGAAAGGTTCCAAGTCATGCAAAGTGTTGCTGAAGAATTATCCGTTAGTTTTGATGCCAAGGAATTGCAACTCAAGTTATGGGCCACACCGGAAACAGAACAT GATATGCCTGAGAAGGGTTCAAGGAAGGCAGCACAACTATCAATGCCTTTATCCAGCAAGCAGAGATGCGTCGAGGATGCTCCATATGAAGAACAAGAGGATATCCTTGAGAAGAGTTCGAGGAAGCCAGCAGAACTAGCAATGCCTTTATTCGACAAGACAAAGTGCGATGGTGATGCTCCATGTGAAAGAAAAAATAAGGATATGCTTGAGAATTACTCAATCAAGCCTGTAGAACTAGCAACTGCTTCATCCAACAAGCAGAAGGTTACTGAGGATGTTCCATGTAAAAGAAACTATGATGCTGAACCTGCACACCATACTGAGAAAGTGGAGGTACAGTTGATCCAAAAAGATATTCAAGCTGTTGCTGATGCACACCATACAATTGATGAGAATTCAAGGAAGCAGCAACCTGATGTGTCTGATGAGAAGGAACATTTGCAGAAACCAGTGTCTCCTGTGGACACTAACAGAAGAAACACCCAAaaagatgttcagaagcttaacAGAAGAGCTGTCCGCCCTTTGGAAAAGGAGCTGATGGAAGCAGTGGAGCTTGATCTCAATGGCCTACCTAAGAATGGATTTGGTGCAGTCAAATTTCCTGAAACAGAAGGCAACAAAACTGTTCGACTAAATGTCAAGCCAAACGAGGCTGCGAGAGATTACCATATTGAAAAAGAGAATAACGAAGTCCTTCATGGTTCACGCATGCCTGATGGTCCTGAAAACAATGGTAGACATGTAGATTCAGGGCTAAGAGCTCAGCACCCAGACAATCAAGGACGTCCAGTGAGTCCTCTTAGTGGTAACACTAGAAACAAGGCGCCTTACACTAAGCAGAATGTTGCAAACATGAAGAATCCTActgaaaaaaaaggaaacaatGGTTTCTTGCATGATAAACCGCAGCATTTAGCTGATTTGGGATACCCAGTGCAGAAAGGACAAGGAGTGCCAGAGAGGGCAGGTACTATGCTGCCTCCTTATGTTAAACGAAAATCTAACATGCAACCTGTGAATGATGATCCTGAAAAGCAAACTCCAAGTGGTTACAGGAAGCCCAACATCCCTGGACAGATTGATCACTTGGAGAACAAAGATGTGCTTCGACCTGTTTCTGTTAGAAGGAGAGCTGCAAAGCTGACAGCACCTGTTGATACTAATGTTGAGGTGCCAAACAATGAGAAGGTCACAAGCCAAACATCCAAAAGTCACAGAAGCCACTCAAGCAGGCAGAATGGTGCTAAATATGACCAGAACCGGAAATGTAATGGAACTGATGATGTTGGTAGTGGGACAAATGCTCAAATAACTCCAAGTAGCCAATCAAAGCACATAGGCAGGAGGAATGGAGCTTTAAACCACAACAATGACTATGGCAGGTTGATGCAGCGTAGGCAACCTGAAGCAGATGAGACTGCTATTGATTTCGGTAATCTCTTGCCTCGAAATGCAAATGGACAGAGGCGACACAACAGCGGACATAAAGGAGACCTTGATGAGGAGGAAAGGATGATGGACAAGCTTTTGATGCACTATAGCAAGAAGAAAGGTACGGACCCGACCAACAATGAAGCACATATAGATGCTGTGCAGAAGGTTTCCTTGCATCCCCAAGGTAGAGCTATCTCGCCACCACCTGAATATGTTGGCCAGGGCGAAGATGCGAAGGTTCCTTCTCGATCCACCTCACTTCAGCCAGATGGTCCTAGGAGTGCACATGTGCACCCCAAAATGCCAGACTTCGATGAATTGGCTGCTCGGGTTAAGGCTCTGAGGAAGGCTTGA
- the LOC136527102 gene encoding ras-related protein RHN1-like isoform X1 — translation MESSAIIQAKLVLLGDLGAGKTSIVVRFAKGLYYECQESTIGAAFFSQVLALDEATVKLDIWDTAGQERYHSLAPMYYRGAAAAVVVFDITSTDSYVRAKRWVDELQRQGRNPHLVMALVGNKVDLQERRQVGTQEAMDYAEANGLFFTETSAKTAQNVSELFYELAERLVKLRPNRPAGMILHDGQHSGGGSKWRFCCSG, via the exons ATGGAGAGCAGCGCCATCATCCAGGCCAAGCTG GTGCTTCTCGGGGACCTGGGCGCCGGGAAGACGAGCATTGTCGTTCGGTTCGCCAAAGGGCTCTACTACGAGTGCCAG GAGTCGACGATCGGAGCCGCCTTCTTCTCGCAGGTGCTGGCCCTGGACGAGGCCACCGTGAAGCTCGACATCTGGGACACCGCCGGCCAGGAGCGCTACCACAGCCTCGCCCCTATGTACTACCGCGGCGCCGCCGCGGCCGTCGTCGTCTTCGACATCACGAGCACG GACTCGTACGTGCGAGCAAAGAGATGGGTGGACGAGCTTCAGAGACAGGGTA GGAATCCACATCTGGTGATGGCATTAGTGGGCAACAAGGTCGATTTGCAAGAAAGGCGGCAGGTTGGGACTCAG GAAGCCATGGACTACGCGGAAGCAAACGGCCTGTTCTTCACAGAGACCTCGGCCAAGACAGCGCAGAACGTCAGCGAGCTGTTCTACGAGCTTG CTGAAAGGCTGGTGAAGTTGAGGCCTAATCGTCCCGCAGGAATGATCCTGCACGACGGCCAGcatagcggcggcggcagcaagtGGCGCTTCTGCTGCTCCGGCTGA
- the LOC136528117 gene encoding probable methyltransferase PMT9 — protein sequence MRPPPPPQGRGAGGGGALGRRAFASLLAAAVVALALLCVFYGAAFAPSIRRARPRLPLRLRFRSQGTEALPAGLVVSSIPVCDARHLELIPCLDRGLHYQLRLRLNLSLMEHYERHCPPAPRRLNCLIPPPDGYQVPIRWPRSRDEVWKANIPHPHLAAEKSDQRWMVVNGDKINFPGGGTHFHTGADKYIVHLAQMLNFPNDKLNNGGNIRNLLDVGCGVASFGAYLLSHNILAMSLAPNDMHENQIQFALERGIPATLGVLGTRRLPYPSHLFEMAHCSRCRIDWLQRDGVLLLEVDRVLRPGGYFVYSSPEAYALDPFNRKIWRQMSDLARRMCWRVASKKNQTVIWAKPLTNGCYMRREPGTLPPMCERDDDPDAAWNVPMKACLTPFSKRVNKAKGSELLPWPQRLTAPPTCLKELGISSGNFSEDNEIWHSRVIQYWKHMKPEIRKDSFRNVMDMSANLGGFAASLKKKDVWVMNVIPFMESRKLKVIYDRGLMGTTHDWCESFSTYPRTYDLLHAWLLFSEIEKQGCSLEDLLIEMDRILRPYGYAIIRDKAAVVNYIKKLLPALRWDDWTFEVRPKKDALTTSDERVLIVRKKLWNQSLQDSS from the exons atgaggccgccgccgccgccgcagggccGGGGAGCAGGCGGGGGTGGCGCGCTCGGCCGGCGCGCGTTCGCGTCCCTCCTCGCGGCGGCCGTCGTGGCGCTCGCGCTCCTCTGCGTCTTCTACGGCGCCGCCTTCGCCCCCTCCATCCGCCGCGCGCGCCCTCGCCTTCCCCTCCGGCTGCGGTTCCGGTCCCAGGGGACGGAAGCGCTCCCAGCAGGCCTCGTCGTCTCCTCCATCCCG GTGTGCGACGCGCGGCACTTGGAGCTGATCCCGTGCTTGGACCGGGGCCTCCACTAccagctccggctccggctcaacctctccctcatggagcactacgAGCGCCACTGCCCGCCGGCGCCGCGTCGCCTCAACTGTCTCATCCCACCGCCCGACGGATACCAG GTGCCCATCAGGTGGCCGAGGAGCAGGGACGAGGTCTGGAAGGCCAACATACCACACCCGCACCTTGCTGCTGAGAAGTCAGACCAGCGGTGGATGGTCGTCAATGGCGATAAGATCAACTTCCCTGGTGGGGGCACCCACTTCCACACTGGCGCTGACAAGTATATTGTGCACCTTGCGCAG ATGCTGAATTTTCCAAATGACAAGCTCAACAATGGTGGGAACATCAGGaatttgcttgatgtcggctgTGGGGTTGCCAGCTTCGGCGCTTACCTTCTTTCGCATAATATACTTGCGATGTCTCTCGCTCCCAATGACATGCATGAAAATCAAATTCAGTTTGCCCTTGAGAGAGGGATCCCGGCTACCCTTGGTGTGCTGGGTACAAGGAGGCTGCCATACCCAAGCCACTTGTTCGAAATGGCACACTGCTCTCGTTGTCGGATTGACTGGCTGCAGAGGGATGGTGTCTTGTTGCTGGAAGTGGATAGGGTATTAAGGCCTGGAGGATATTTTGTGTATTCATCACCGGAGGCCTATGCTTTGGACCCCTTCAACAGGAAGATATGGAGACAGATGAGTGACCTTGCTCGAAGGATGTGTTGGCGGGTTGCATCTAAGAAAAACCAGACGGTGATATGGGCTAAACCATTGACTAATGGATGCTATATGAGGAGAGAGCCTGGAACACTTCCCCCCATGTGCGAACGTGATGATGATCCTGATGCTGCTTGGAATGTACCCATGAAAGCATGCCTAACTCCATTCTCTAAGA GAGTTAACAAGGCTAAAGGTAGCGAATTACTTCCCTGGCCACAAAGGCTCACAGCACCACCAACTTGCCTGAAAGAGCTTGGAATCAGTTCTGGCAATTTTTCTGAGGACAAT GAGATTTGGCATTCTAGAGTAATTCAGTACTGGAAGCACATGAAGCCTGAGATACGAAAGGATTCCTTTAGAAATGTTATGGATATGAGTGCTAACCTTGGCGGATTTGCAGCATCTCTGAAGAAAAAGGATGTCTGGGTAATGAATGTAATTCCTTTCATGGAATCTAGAAAGCTGAAGGTTATATATGATCGTGGTTTAATGGGGACTACCCATGATTG GTGTGAATCATTCTCGACATACCCACGCACCTACGACCTCCTTCACGCCTGGCTCCTATTTTCTGAGATAGAGAAGCAGGGATGTAGCCTGGAGGATCTTCTGATTGAGATGGACCGCATCCTTAGGCCTTATGGGTACGCCATCATCAGAGACAAAGCTGCTGTCGTAAACTACATCAAGAAGCTTTTACCAGCGCTAAGGTGGGATGACTGGACATTTGAGGTGAGGCCTAAGAAAGATGCGCTCACAACAAGTGACGAAAGAGTCTTGATCGTGAGGAAAAAACTTTGGAATCAGTCGTTGCAAGATTCATCGTAG
- the LOC136527102 gene encoding ras-related protein RHN1-like isoform X2: protein MESSAIIQAKLVLLGDLGAGKTSIVVRFAKGLYYECQESTIGAAFFSQVLALDEATVKLDIWDTAGQERYHSLAPMYYRGAAAAVVVFDITSTDSYVRAKRWVDELQRQGNPHLVMALVGNKVDLQERRQVGTQEAMDYAEANGLFFTETSAKTAQNVSELFYELAERLVKLRPNRPAGMILHDGQHSGGGSKWRFCCSG from the exons ATGGAGAGCAGCGCCATCATCCAGGCCAAGCTG GTGCTTCTCGGGGACCTGGGCGCCGGGAAGACGAGCATTGTCGTTCGGTTCGCCAAAGGGCTCTACTACGAGTGCCAG GAGTCGACGATCGGAGCCGCCTTCTTCTCGCAGGTGCTGGCCCTGGACGAGGCCACCGTGAAGCTCGACATCTGGGACACCGCCGGCCAGGAGCGCTACCACAGCCTCGCCCCTATGTACTACCGCGGCGCCGCCGCGGCCGTCGTCGTCTTCGACATCACGAGCACG GACTCGTACGTGCGAGCAAAGAGATGGGTGGACGAGCTTCAGAGACAGG GGAATCCACATCTGGTGATGGCATTAGTGGGCAACAAGGTCGATTTGCAAGAAAGGCGGCAGGTTGGGACTCAG GAAGCCATGGACTACGCGGAAGCAAACGGCCTGTTCTTCACAGAGACCTCGGCCAAGACAGCGCAGAACGTCAGCGAGCTGTTCTACGAGCTTG CTGAAAGGCTGGTGAAGTTGAGGCCTAATCGTCCCGCAGGAATGATCCTGCACGACGGCCAGcatagcggcggcggcagcaagtGGCGCTTCTGCTGCTCCGGCTGA
- the LOC136527101 gene encoding protein PECTIC ARABINOGALACTAN SYNTHESIS-RELATED-like, whose product MAELRHATAAAAATRATSSPSKHDAEAASASSPLVASPRVGGGAGGKDGLRPHQRWSLPPPVRSLLALEDPRSPTASASYRILVAAIACFALAALFSAPSVWARLNAPYLCRKEGIRLHCPRVSQRDTLWENPHAAATSWKPCAERQSHEVSDLVSENETSGFIFIHAEGGLNQQRIAICNAVAIAKIMNATLILPVLKQDQIWKDQTKFEDIFDVDHFINYLKEDVRIVRDIPDWFTEKDELFTSIKRTVKNVPKYASAQFYIDNVLPRIKEKKIMSIKPFVDRLGYDNVPMEINRLRCRVNYHALKFLPDIEDMADKLATRMRNRTGSLNPYMALHLRFEKGMVGLSFCDFAGTREEKTMMATYRQQQWPRRYKNGSHLWSLALEKRKEGRCPLEPGEIGIILRAMGYTKETQIYVASGQVYGGNNRMAPLRNMFPNLVSKEDLASKEEMEPFKKHVTSLAALDFLVCLKSDVFVMTHGGNFAKLIIGYRRYMGRHRLKSIKPDKGLMSKFFGDPYMPWATFVEDVMITHQTRTGLPEPTFPHYDLWENPLTPCMCRA is encoded by the exons atggccgagctgcggcacgccacggcggcggcggcggcgacccgcGCCACCAGCTCCCCTTCCAAGCACGACGCCGAGGCGGCGTCCGCGTCGTCGCCCTTGGTCGCGTCCCcacgcgtcggcggcggcgctggcggcaAGGACGGGCTCCGCCCCCACCAGAGGTGGTCACTCCCGCCCCCAGTCCGCTCCCTCCTTGCGCTCGAGGACCCCAGGTCCcccaccgcctccgcctcctaCCGGATCCTGGTCGCTGCAATCGCCTGCTTCGCCCTCGCTGCGCTCTTCTCCGCGCCTTCCGTCTGGGCACGCCTC AACGCGCCGTACCTGTGCCGCAAGGAGGGGATTCGGCTCCATTGCCCCAGG GTTAGCCAGCGGGACACTCTGTGGGAGAATCCTCATGCAGCAGCGACTTCGTGGAAGCCGTGTGCTGAGCGTCAGAGCCATGAGGTCTCAG ACCTCGTGTCAGAGAATGAAACTTCTGGGTTTATATTTATTCATGCTGAGGGTGGATTAAACCAGCAACGTATAGCT ATATGTAATGCTGTTGCAATTGCTAAGATAATGAATGCCACACTTATTCTGCCAGTGCTAAAGCAGGACCAAATATGGAAAGATCAAAC GAAATTCGAAGACATTTTTGATGTAGACCATTTTATAAATTATCTGAAGGAGGATGTGCGCATTGTTCGAGATATTCCTGACTGGTTTACAGAAAAGGATGAGCTTTTCACTAGTATAAA GCGCACTGTGAAAAATGTCCCAAAGTATGCATCAgcacaattttatattgacaaTGTGCTTCCAAGGATCAAAGAGAAAAAGATAATGTCTATCAAGCCGTTTGTTGATAGGTTAGG ATATGATAATGTTCCAATGGAGATTAACCGACTGAGGTGCCGAGTTAATTATCATGCTTTGAAGTTTCTACCTGACATTGAAGATATGGCTGACAAGCTAGCAACAAGGATGAGGAACCGAACAGGAAGTTTAAATCCATACAT GGCTCTTCATTTGCGATTTGAGAAAGGGATGGTGGGCCTTTCATTTTGTGATTTTGCTGGAACTAGGGAGGAGAAAACCATGATGGCTACTTACAGACAGCAGCAATGGCCAAGGCGGTACAAG AATGGATCTCACTTATGGTCATTAGcactagaaaagagaaaagaaggCCGCTGCCCGCTTGAGCCTGGGGAAATAGGAATTATTTTGCGTGCGATGGGGTATACGAAGGAAACTCAGATATATGTTGCATCAGGGCAGGTGTATGGCGGAAACAACAGAATGGCACCCTTGAGGAATATGTTCCCCAATCTG GTTAGCAAAGAAGATCTTGCaagcaaggaggagatggagcctTTCAAGAAGCATGTAACCAGCCTTGCTGCGCTGGACTTCCTGGTATGCCTGAAGTCAGATGTGTTCGTCATGACCCACGGTGGCAATTTCGCCAAGCTGATCATCGGCTACCGTCGCTACATGGGCCGCCACAGGCTCAAGTCAATCAAGCCAGACAAGGGTCTCATGTCCAAGTTCTTCGGTGACCCTTACATGCCTTGGGCGACTTTCGTGGAGGACGTGATGATCACCCATCAGACACGGACCGGCCTCCCCGAACCCACGTTCCCGCACTATGACCTATGGGAGAACCCTCTCACCCCTTGCATGTGTAGAGCTTAA